Proteins from a genomic interval of Maylandia zebra isolate NMK-2024a linkage group LG15, Mzebra_GT3a, whole genome shotgun sequence:
- the mia3 gene encoding transport and Golgi organization protein 1 homolog isoform X1 has product MAAKHVYRQGFLLLLFNFMSAAALERRFSDIKRCADKECSMLLCRGKAVNDFSGPDCRFLSFKKSETIYVYYKLSGRRPDIWAGSVGSHFGYFPKDLLAVNHIYTDNEYEVPAEETDFVCFDTGFDKFDNYDVDLLLGLSAGENDSENNKTSYQVQAAEAIETGEVAQSEKQTEHHDNLEELHKAPDDQSASSAVLDQSAETPLQNTMESNAEVARDATEAEEVKEKHVPESVPENLSEKSETKDTPAKSEVESVPKDDFVSESEPVSSSEGVQIPELKTTIGSTFDAIVTDEEITEKITPYEEEEESVDVENHPESGTNVKEETPLFSFSEDSINTQPSVEIPKLKTTLGTTFDAVITDEDTTKKVTPYTEEDSEDVEDHPENNSDTKEETPLLCFSEESVNTPASDSIKKPETPLATPEDKPKTAEEKNVWTSLGDAVFSAVTGVDITTQEVNSEQEEDDDERVPIPKLKTTLGTTFDAVVTDEESTKKVTPNPEDDSEDVKDQPKNDSDTKEETPLLSFSRESSNTPTPESPRNPESLPLTPEDRPKTAEEKNMWTSLGDAVFSAVTGVDMSAKKVNEEEDEDEEDEEEEDVKTHDESLLVKSPENMEPVLQDSLNSTSDNSDVNEGTSDSEKVLSDKNENDVEVTGHKEAQDETKKSAEDQIEHLTEGMRISTEPLPQDNNLDNHEAEVTHIKTTHEATEDKDEQEVPKDSEITEDKDEQEVPKDSEITEDKDEQEVPNDSEITEDKDEQEEPKDSEITEDKDEQEVPNDSEITEDKDEQEEPKDSEITEDKDEQEEPKDSEATEDKDEQEVPKDSEATEDKDEQEVPKDSEATEDKDEQEVPKDSEATKDKDEQEVHKDPDVTEDKAAIPDSITAAEQKLDSAVDEKENMTESEKHLDLSANERSSDSDLRDDDNIVNDSLPNQIPDDSMTDLGSNNSRAESPVDEPEIQDALHTREMMEEDETPDAEEGNDEEREELLEDENALLFSQSDKTLPETSPPTVSPPEPEYSESVMRLTLLWDHFTEEKMEQVQKLLGLKNLFKLEAMFMDLDIEFQATRQSQTGTTEDIENALEGILEASENTILDEIEKMLDSRDTKHDYDHHMDPSNLDEETEILDDFQELAFSLRQKYSTASDSTPLALELSSDTEKDEQELNVKEDVLHIAEEELDKIPKAESDDNLTITDPEEKPAEVEEEQLVRPDVSVEEDGGHFNKNKDNPLSFSTSDEMQKVPQATLENAFDMGLGVEVEHSPSGSMDSMEPVSEVHEEEVGLFSTGLVYTGCILAMITNKTAEWSTVMISLLPEEWKPGETLFGCPWQAVVITALVGVLTFTLFFWRTVLAIKKKEYLVDEKRLREQIQVHKKEKDEALAKMAELQKQTEQLKENQKQSKETVSCTVKKMQELESKVLQAETLNKQMAEEKDKYAQLLEEERANTLQNETRIEKLEKLNEKLQANRKKIQEALSKTTVLLDEAKIREDARNVQQKCLEKEFAALKDENKTLKVTIKSWEEKHTELNEKIKVYQKSQKELEDSVVLKDHNVEVLSELLSDLEACDLQKGDTKVLANGEVAPVSLTDKKTAVKNRIKQMMDVSRVQTTLAVVEEERDRFMTKLLNEEKSRKAMEEQHQELEHAISTLKSEKSHIENQFKILQQKNEIMVEMYQQKENALQQKLTKEELERRSKENLLSEVGGKAVEAEEQVKILRQRINEMEDQMKKTEEVYKEQIKEQENKTHSNWVNARNAERALNQEKLESSKLREKLAVLTSQLNERRAPLFRPNSGQPAGPRQGDSYGPSPVSGGAPSPPIMIEGPRRPPSAPVARRIDPFGPRPPSDPHGRYPEKHISGMDMMGPRSSSPANLDASTQAVDPQIKTETKAEVTTENPEAGPGSFIASPIRDSPGPMVHGPPPGPAPYDPMLPPGRLPPPIAYRPPRPGPYHLPPGPPLLQGPPLPANGHPGMPLPGPMGGEFGPPNGLAIPPRQGPGPGIDPRGPLPPQFRPPPPHHFGPMPPPQGVRGPMGPRPPFPPDMRFPLPRDHPGQPVDLPLGAPPHPAHPGDAYGPPAPDALQNSVAAHSVPRQDLHVKQEAPQDSARPEMVKP; this is encoded by the exons ATGGCAGCAAAACACGTTTACCGACAGggctttttattacttttatttaactttatgtCAGCCGCAGCCCTGGAGAGAAGGTTCTCCGACATTAAGAGATGCGCCGATAAGGAGTGCAGCA tgctgCTGTGTCGGGGGAAAGCTGTGAATGATTTCTCAGGACCTGATTGTCGGTTCTTGTCTTTCAAGAAATCTGAAACCATCTATGTATATTACAAGCTGTCAGGAAGAAGACCTGACATATGGGCCGGAAGT GTTGGAAGCCACTTTGGCTATTTCCCAAAAGACCTTCTGGCAGTTAACCACATTTATACTGATAACGAATATGAAGTTCCAGCTGAG GAAACAGATTTTGTCTGTTTTGACACTGGATTTGACAAGTTTGATAATTATGATGTAGATTTGCTCCTTGGCTTGTCAGCAGGGGAGAATGATAgcgaaaacaacaaaacatcttACCAAGTCCAAGCAGCAGAAGCAATAGAAACAGGAGAAGTagctcagagtgaaaaacaaactgagCATCATGATAACTTGGAGGAGCTTCATAAAGCCCCTGATGATCAAAGTGCCTCTTCAGCCGTTCTTGATCAGTCAGCTGAAACACCTTTACAAAACACAATGGAGTCCAATGCAGAAGTTGCACGTGATGCTACAGAAGCTGAAGAGGTTAAGGAAAAACATGTACCAGAGTCTGTCCCTGAAAACTTGTCAGAAAAGAGTGAAACCAAAGATACACCCGCAAAATCGGAAGTGGAGTCTGTGCCCAAAGATGATTTTGTTTCAGAAAGCGAACCAGTCTCATCTTCTGAAGGAGTTCAAATCCCTGAGTTGAAAACTACCATTGGTTCAACTTTTGATGCCATCGTCACCGATGAAGAAATCACCGAGAAAATTACCCCttatgaagaagaggaggagagtgtAGACGTGGAAAACCATCCAGAAAGTGGCACTAATGTTAAAGAAGAAACTCCACTGTTCTCTTTTTCAGAAGACTCCATCAATACTCAACCATCTGTGGAAATCCCCAAGTTAAAAACGACCCTTGGGACAACTTTCGATGCTGTGATCACAGATGAAGACACCACCAAGAAAGTTACCCCGTATACAGAGGAGGACAGTGAAGATGTGGAAGACCATCCCGAAAATAATAGTGATACTAAAGAGGAAACTCCACTGCTGTGTTTTTCAGAAGAATCCGTCAACACTCCAGCATCTGACTCTATTAAAAAGCCTGAAACTCCACTGGCGACACCTGAGGATAAACCAAAGACAGCAGAGGAGAAGAACGTGTGGACATCACTCGGAGATGCTGTGTTTTCAGCTGTCACTGGAGTAGACATAACCACACAAGAAGTGAATTCAGAACAagaggaagatgatgatgagCGAGTGCCAATCCCTAAGTTAAAAACTACCCTTGGGACAACTTTTGATGCTGTTGTAACAGATGAAGAAAGCACCAAGAAAGTTACACCAAATCCAGAAGACGACAGTGAGGATGTGAAAGATCAGCCCAAAAATGATAGTGATACTAAAGAGGAAACGccactgctgtctttttcaAGAGAATCCTCTAACACTCCAACACCGGAGTCTCCTAGAAATCCTGAAAGTCTGCCATTGACACCTGAGGATAGACCAAAGACAGCAGAGGAGAAGAATATGTGGACATCACTCGGAGACGCTGTGTTTTCAGCTGTCACTGGAGTAGACATGTCAGCAAAAAAAGTGaatgaagaggaagatgaggacgaggaagacgaggaggaagaggatgtaAAAACCCATGATGAATCACTCTTGGTAAAATCCCCAGAGAACATGGAGCCAGTTCTTCAAGATTCTTTGAATTCTACATCTGATAATTCTGATGTGAATGAAGGCACCAGTGACTCAGAGAAAGTTTTGTCTGATAAGAATGAAAATGATGTAGAAGTTACTGGACATAAGGAAGCTCAGGATGAAACCAAAAAATCAGCAGAGGATCAAATAGAGCATCTAACAGAGGGGATGAGAATATCCACGGAGCCACTGCCACAAGATAATAATTTAGACAACCATGAGGCTGAAGTAACACATATAAAAACCACACATGAAGCCACTGAAGACAAAGACGAGCAGGAGGTTCCCAAGGATTCAGAGATTACTGAAGACAAAGACGAGCAGGAAGTTCCCAAGGATTCAGAGATTACTGAAGACAAAGACGAGCAGGAGGTGCCTAACGATTCAGAGATTACTGAAGACAAAGACGAGCAGGAGGAGCCCAAGGATTCAGAGATTACTGAAGACAAAGACGAGCAGGAGGTGCCTAACGATTCAGAGATTACTGAAGACAAAGACGAGCAGGAGGAGCCCAAGGATTCAGAGATTACTGAAGACAAAGACGAGCAGGAGGAGCCCAAGGATTCAGAGGCCACTGAAGACAAAGACGAGCAGGAGGTGCCCAAGGATTCAGAGGCCACTGAAGACAAAGACGAGCAGGAGGTGCCCAAGGATTCAGAGGCCACTGAAGACAAAGACGAGCAGGAGGTGCCCAAGGATTCAGAGGCCACTAAAGACAAAGATGAGCAGGAGGTGCACAAAGATCCAGATGTCACTGAGGATAAGGCAGCAATACCAGACAGTATTACTGCTGCAGAGCAGAAATTAGACAGTGCAGtggatgaaaaagaaaacatgaccgAAAGTGAAAAACACCTCGACTTGTCCGCTAATGAGAGGTCCAGTGACTCAGACCTCAGAGATGATGATAACATAGTAAATGACAGCCTGCCTAATCAGATACCTGATGATTCAATGACAGATTTAGGAAGTAATAACAGTCGAGCAGAATCACCTGTTGATGAGCCAGAGATTCAGGATGCACTACATACAAGGGAGATGATGGAAGAAGATGAGACTCCAGATGCGGAGGAGGGGAACGATGAAGAGAGAGAAGAATTACTTGAAGATGAAAACGCGCTTTTGTTCTCGCAGTCAGACAAAACCTTGCCTGAAACAAGTCCGCCTACCGTGTCACCTCCAGAGCCAGAATACAGCGAAAGCGTAATGAGATTGACTCTGCTGTGGGATCACTTCACAGAGGAGAAGATGGAGCAGGTCCAAAAGCTTCTGGGTCTAAAAAATCTCTTCAAACTGGAGGCCATGTTCATGGATCTGGACATAGAGTTTCAGGCTACCCGTCAGTCACAGACGGGTACTACAGAGGACATTGAAAATGCGCTCGAAGGCATCTTGGAAGCCTCTGAGAACACTATCTTGGACGAGATTGAGAAGATGCTTGATAGCCGGGACACTAAACACGACTATGATCACCATATGGACCCAAGTAATTTGGATGAAGAAACAGAAATACTGGACGACTTTCAGGAGCTGGCTTTCAGCCTGCGGCAAAAATATTCAACAGCCAGTGACAGCACGCCTTTAGCACTAGAACTGTCATCAGACACTGAGAAAG ATGAACAGGAATTGAATGTTAAAGAAGATGTGCTACACATTGCTGAGGAAGAATTGGACAAAATACCAAAGGCCGAGAGCGATGACAACCTGACAATAACGGATCCTGAAGAAAAGCCAGCTGAGGTTGAAGAGGAACAGCTGGTTAGACCGGACGTTAGTGTGGAGGAAGATGGTGGacactttaataaaaacaaagacaatccGCTGAGCTTCAGCACATCTGATGAGATGCAAAAGGTGCCTCAAGCCACCCTGGAAAATGCCTTCGACATGGGCCTTGGTGTTGAGGTTGAACACTCACCCTCAG GGTCTATGGACTCCATGGAACCAGTGTCCGAAGTGCACGAAGAAGAAGTGGGGTTATTCTCAACAGGGCTTGTTTACACGGGCTGCATCCTTGCAATGATCACGAATAAAACTGCAGAGTGGAGCACTGTG ATGATTTCATTGCTGCCAGAAGAGTGGAAGCCAGGAGAAACTTTGTTTGGCTGTCCTTGGCAAGCTGTTGTCATCACTGCTTTGGTTGGAGTATTGACCTTCACCCTCTTCTTCTGGAGGACTGTGCTGGCA ataaaGAAGAAAGAGTACCTCG TGGATGAAAAAAGACTCAGAGAGCAAATCCAGGTgcacaaaaaggaaaaggatgAAGCTCTCGCCAAAATGGCTGAACTCCAGAAACAG actgaacaactgaaagaaaatcaaaaacagTCAAAGGAAACTGTTAGTTGTACAGTGAAAAAGATGCAAGAGCTAGAG AGTAAAGTCTTACAGGCTGAAACATTGAATAAACAGATGGCCGAGGAAAAGGACAAATACGCACAGCTACTGGAGGAAGAGCGGGCAAACACTCTCCAAAATGAAACCAGA attGAGAAATTAGAGAAGTTAAACGAGAAGCTACAAGCTAACAGGAAAAAGATTCAGGAAGCGCTCTCTAAG ACTACTGTTCTCCTGGATGAAGCCAAGATTCGGGAAGATGCCCGAAACGTTCAACAAAAATGTCTTGAAAAAGAGTTTGCTGCGTTAAAGGACGAGAACAAAACA CTGAAGGTCACCATTAAAAGCTgggaggaaaaacacacagagcttaATGAGAAGATTAAAGTCTATCAGAAGTCCCAGAAAGAACTGGAGGACTCTGTGGTGCTCAAAGATCACAATGTGGAG GTGCTGTCTGAACTTCTGTCTGACCTGGAAGCTTGTGATTTACAAAAAGGTGACACCAAAGTTTTGGCCAATGGTGAAGTAGCACCTG tGTCTCTTACAGACAAGAAGACGGCCGTAAAGAACAGAATCAAACAGATGATGGATGTTTCTAGG GTTCAGACCACTCTTGCTGTAGTTGAAGAAGAGCGGGATCGCTTCATGACAAAACTACTGAATGAAGAGAAGTCCAGGAAGGCAATGGAAG agCAACACCAGGAGCTTGAACATGCAATCTCAACCCTGAAAAGTGAGAAGAGCCACATTGAAAACCAGTTCAAGATCCTCCAGCAGAAAAATGAAATCATGGTCGAAATGTATCAGCAGAAGGAAAATGCCCTGCAGCA GAAATTAACGAAGGAGGAGCTGGAGCGGCGCAGCAAAGAGAATCTGCTGTCGGAGGTTGGAGGGAAAGCTGTTGAAGCTGAGGAGCAGGTTAAAATTTTAAGGCAGCGCATTAATGAGATGGAGGACCAGATGAAGAAGACTGAGGAAGTCTACAAAGAGCAG atcAAAGAGCAGGAGAACAAAACTCACTCAAACTGG GTGAACGCTCGTAATGCAGAGCGAGCTCTAAACCAAGAGAAGCTCGAATCATCGAAGCTTCGTGAAAA ATTGGCTGTACTCACCTCTCAGCTCAATGAGCGCCGCGCTCCTCTCTTCAGACCAAACTCTGGTCAGCCTGCAGGCCCTCGCCAAG GTGACTCATACGGGCCCTCTCCTGTGAGTGGGGGTGCACCATCCCCACCTATAATGATTGAGGGTCCCAGGCGTCCTCCTTCTGCCCCAGTTGCACGGAGAATTGACCCGTTTG GTCCTCGCCCTCCATCAGATCCCCATGGTCGTTACCCTGAAAAACACATCTCTGGGATGG ACATGATGGGCCCACGTAGCTCATCTCCAGCCAACTTGGATGCATCT ACGCAAGCAGTAGATCCACAGATAAAAACAGAGACTAAGGCTGAGGTCACCACAGAGAATCCAGAGGCA ggTCCAGGATCCTTCATAGCATCACCAATCAGGGACTCACCTGGACCCATGGTCCACGGACCTCCACCTGGTCCTGCACCCTATGATCCAATGCTCCCTCCTGGCCGTCTGCCACCACCCATAGCTTACAGACCACCGCGACCTGGCCCATATCACCTCCCACCTGGCCCTCCTCTTCTTCAAGGTCCTCCCCTACCAGCTAATGGACACCCAGGTATGCCCCTGCCTGGACCAATGGGAGGAGAGTTTGGACCCCCCAATGGACTTGCAATTCCCCCCAGGCAAGGCCCTGGCCCAGGCATTGATCCCCGGGGTCCGCTCCCACCGCAATTCCGTCCCCCTCCACCTCATCACTTTGGACCGATGCCTCCTCCACAGG GTGTCCGTGGGCCCATGGGACCTCGTCCACCCTTCCCTCCTGACATGCGCTTCCCATTACCACGTGACCACCCTGGCCAACCTGTGGACCTGCCTCTAGGTGCCCCGCCTCATCCAGCACATCCTGGTGATGCTTATGGCCCGCCTGCACCCGATGCCCTCCAGAACTCTGTAGCCGCTCACAGCGTCCCCAGACAAGACCTGCACGTGAAGCAGGAGGCCCCTCAGGACTCAGCCAGGCCAGAAATGGTCAAGCCTTAA